Proteins encoded together in one Phyllostomus discolor isolate MPI-MPIP mPhyDis1 chromosome 6, mPhyDis1.pri.v3, whole genome shotgun sequence window:
- the IGF2 gene encoding insulin-like growth factor II isoform X2 yields the protein MVSPDPQIIVVAPGAEPESTQVQRTEDGGTIIRIFWVGPRGEWLRRTPVSSATQIPMELPVGKSVLVLLTFLALASCCFAAYRPSETLCGGELVDTLQFVCGDRGFYFSRPASRASRRSRGIRGIVEECCFRSCDLALLETYCATPAKSERDVSALPTVLPDNFPRYPVGKFFHYGAWMQSAQRLRRGLPALLRVRRGRVLARELEALREAKRHRPLIALATHDPAARGGASPEVSSNQK from the exons ATGGTTTCCCCAGATCCCCAAATTATCGTGGTGGCCCCTGGGGCTGAACCCGAGTCTACGCAAGTCCAACGCACTGAGGACGGGGGAACCATTATCCGGATATTTTGGGTGGGCCCCAGAGGCGAGTGGCTTAGACGAACCCCGGTGAGCTCAGCCACGCAG atTCCAATGGAGCTTCCGGTGGGGAAGTCGGTGCTGGTGCTGTTGACCTTCTTGGCTCTGGCCTCGTGCTGCTTTGCTGCTTACCGCCCCAGTGAGACCCTGTGTGGCGGGGAGCTGGTGGACACCCTCCAGTTCGTCTGTGGGGACCGCGGCTTTTACTTCA GCAGGCCAGCCAGCCGGGCGAGCCGCCGCAGCCGGGGCATCCGAGGCATCGTGGAAGAGTGCTGTTTCCGCAGCTGTGACCTGGCGCTCCTGGAGACCTACTGCGCCACCCCCGCCAAGTCCGAGAGGGACGTGTCGGCCCTTCCGACCGTGCTTCCG gacaACTTCCCCAGATACCCCGTGGGCAAGTTTTTCCACTACGGCGCCTGGATGCAGTCCGCCCAACGCCTGCGCAggggcctgcctgccctcctgcgTGTCCGCCGGGGCCGAGTGCTGGCCAGGGAGCTGGAAGCCCTCAGGGAGGCCAAGCGTCACCGGCCCCTGATCGCCCTGGCCACCCACGACCCAGCTGCCCGCGGGGGTGCCTCTCCAGAGGTGTCCAGCAATCAGAAGTGA
- the IGF2 gene encoding insulin-like growth factor II isoform X1, with protein sequence MELPVGKSVLVLLTFLALASCCFAAYRPSETLCGGELVDTLQFVCGDRGFYFSRPASRASRRSRGIRGIVEECCFRSCDLALLETYCATPAKSERDVSALPTVLPDNFPRYPVGKFFHYGAWMQSAQRLRRGLPALLRVRRGRVLARELEALREAKRHRPLIALATHDPAARGGASPEVSSNQK encoded by the exons ATGGAGCTTCCGGTGGGGAAGTCGGTGCTGGTGCTGTTGACCTTCTTGGCTCTGGCCTCGTGCTGCTTTGCTGCTTACCGCCCCAGTGAGACCCTGTGTGGCGGGGAGCTGGTGGACACCCTCCAGTTCGTCTGTGGGGACCGCGGCTTTTACTTCA GCAGGCCAGCCAGCCGGGCGAGCCGCCGCAGCCGGGGCATCCGAGGCATCGTGGAAGAGTGCTGTTTCCGCAGCTGTGACCTGGCGCTCCTGGAGACCTACTGCGCCACCCCCGCCAAGTCCGAGAGGGACGTGTCGGCCCTTCCGACCGTGCTTCCG gacaACTTCCCCAGATACCCCGTGGGCAAGTTTTTCCACTACGGCGCCTGGATGCAGTCCGCCCAACGCCTGCGCAggggcctgcctgccctcctgcgTGTCCGCCGGGGCCGAGTGCTGGCCAGGGAGCTGGAAGCCCTCAGGGAGGCCAAGCGTCACCGGCCCCTGATCGCCCTGGCCACCCACGACCCAGCTGCCCGCGGGGGTGCCTCTCCAGAGGTGTCCAGCAATCAGAAGTGA